The Brevinematia bacterium nucleotide sequence AGGAATAAGTATCATCGTTGAAAAAGTATTCCAAAACAGGTTTGCTCATGCTGCAGAAATGAATAGGATGGGAGCAGATATAACTATTGAGAACGCTTCCGCAATAATAAAAGGTGTTGACAAACTTTACCCAGCCACGGTAATGGCATCAGATCTAAGAGGAGGAGCCGGATTAATAATTGCTCTTCTCGGCGCAGATGGCACAGGAGAGTTACTTAGACTCTACCACGTAGATAGAGGATATGAGAGAATAGAAGAAAAACTATCTAAACTTAGTGCAAAAATCAAAAGAGAAAAAACAGATATTATATGATATCCCAAATACTTAGCTTCTTCAAAATACTTAGACTGCTCTTACAAAAAGGGAAAATTTACCTATTCTTTCTAATACTCTCTATCTTCGTCTTCTCTTCTTTCGTTGTGATAGTTTTGGGAATCAGAAATGCTATACACAGAACCGTTGAGGAAAGCATAGGCTCAAAATTACCACCAGACATAATAAAAGTCACCCCCAAAATAATACCCAGAAACATATTCTCCGGCAACATCAAGGGCGCAGAGATAACATCAAGCGATTTTCACAAAATATCTAAAATGAAGGGAGTTAAGAGAGTATACAGGGTCATGGAAATTCCTTTCCCCAGCAGTGTGATACTAGTAGTATTCGGCATAACCGGAAGATCAGATATGGTCACTTACGGTGTCGATTACGAACTTGTTAAAAAGGACATATTCAGAGGACTCTCCTTCAAGTACAATGAAGGAGAGAATACCATTCCATTTGTTGTGCCTAAGGGAATCATTGAAGGGTATAATTTGGCTTTCGCCAGAGGACAAGGAACCCCTACCGTCACTGAAAATTTGCTCAAAGGATTAACCTTTACCTTCTTCGCAGGTAAATCAAGCTTTAGAACCCTTCCTAATTACTTAGAAACTAAAGGCATTATTGTCGGAATAAGCGAAAACATCCCACCACTTAGCATATGTATGCCCATAAACGCCGCCTCATACCTGTCAAAACGATTAGTGCCAAATTACAAAGAAACTTACTCAATGCTATACGTGGAACCCTATTCCCACGACTACGTTAACGAGGTTATAAACAAACTCAGAAAAATGGGATTTGTCGTTGAAACTTCTACCGACAAAACTGTATTCGTAGAAAATATAAAGGGCTTCATATCTTACATTGTGCTCGGACTAATCGCTCTAGTTGGTATATTCGCAGTTGTCTCCATTTTCATCTCAATAATGCTCTTCGTCACCACAAAAGTTGAGTTTCTATCTCTATTGAGACTACTAGGAGCAAATAAGATCTATATCTCGGTTTTGATAACCTCCCTAATAAGTGTTGTAGTATTTTCGTTCTCACTACTCTCAAGCTTGTTGTCTCAGACAGTTTTCATAAACTACTCATCCTTGCTCATAGAGAAATACGAGGTCGTAAGTACCTTTATAAAGAAGGACTTCTTCCACTTAGGCCTTAGTGATGTTATCACACCAGTTCTTATAAGCACCTTACTGTCAATTCTTTCCTCCGCCTTCGTCTCATTGAGATTTCTTGTCAAGAATATCTAAAAAGGATCTTTCAAAAAAGTGAGTTTGAAAGGAATGTAAAAAGTCCTTATAATAGTTCTCAGAGGTAAGAGAAGATGCCAAACGTAGTACCCACTAAGCTTAACTTGATAACCACGAAAGAATTCCTATCACTCGCAAAAGACGGAAGAAACTTACTGGACGAGAAAAAAGAAGTATTGATCACTAATATTCTCTCAGTCGTAAAAGAGGTAAAGAAACTTAGATCGGAGTTTGATGAATTAGTAAGGGAGATATACAACGATTTCATCTACATAAAGTCCATCCTGGGAGATGAGTTTGTATACAACGAGCTTAAGTGTGCAAATGTTAGAGAGATAGAGTTTGACATACTACATAAAAACATAATAGGCGTCATCGTGCCAGTGGTTAAGTCTATGAACATTAGAATGGATACCCATATAAACTACTCCTCTTTCTTCTCATCCTACAGACTAGAGTCTATAAAAAGTAAGTTTGAGACCTTGCTTAGAAAAATAGTAGAGGTTGCTGAGAAGGAAGCAGTACTATGGAATTTGATAAAAGATCTCAAGAAAACCCAAAGGAGAGTAAATGCCCTAGATAATGTCATAATACCAGAACTTTTAGAAAATATAAAGTTTATAGTAGATTCCCTTGAAGACAGGGAGAGAGAGGTTCTTTTCCAGCTTCAGAGAATGAAGGGAAGGAAGACAAAGGAATATGAAGAAGCTAAGGATACTAGCACTTGGTGATATCATCGGAACCAAAGCTGTAGAAATTTTGTCAAAATATATCCCAACCCTAAAAACTATAACCCATTCAGATGTAGTGATAGTAAATGGTGAGAATGCTAGTTTTAGCGGAGTAGGAATAATGGAAAAGGAATATAAAATGCTTTCAAGCGTAGGCGTAGATGTGATTACCACTGGTAACCATGTGTGGGATAAAAAGGAGGTCCACAATTTCATAAAAGACGCGGAAAAGCTATTGCGCCCTATAAACTGTCACCCCTCCCTCCCAGGAAAAGGAAGCACTATCATCCCCATCAATAACGATCAAAGCCTAAAACTTGGTGTAATAAACGTAATAGGAAGCATCTTCATGGATTCACCCTTCGTTTCTCCTTTCTACGCAGTTGAGGAAGAAGTTAAAAAAATAGGACAATTCACAAACTTGATAAT carries:
- a CDS encoding V-type ATP synthase subunit D, with product MPNVVPTKLNLITTKEFLSLAKDGRNLLDEKKEVLITNILSVVKEVKKLRSEFDELVREIYNDFIYIKSILGDEFVYNELKCANVREIEFDILHKNIIGVIVPVVKSMNIRMDTHINYSSFFSSYRLESIKSKFETLLRKIVEVAEKEAVLWNLIKDLKKTQRRVNALDNVIIPELLENIKFIVDSLEDREREVLFQLQRMKGRKTKEYEEAKDTSTW
- a CDS encoding TIGR00282 family metallophosphoesterase, with product MKKLRILALGDIIGTKAVEILSKYIPTLKTITHSDVVIVNGENASFSGVGIMEKEYKMLSSVGVDVITTGNHVWDKKEVHNFIKDAEKLLRPINCHPSLPGKGSTIIPINNDQSLKLGVINVIGSIFMDSPFVSPFYAVEEEVKKIGQFTNLIIVDFHAEATAEKMLMGWFLDGKVSLLFGTHTHVQTSDERILPGGTGYITDIGMCGFSKSVIGSKVEESMKRLVIGIPERLNPSTEGNFEINGIIADIDTTTGKTINIERINLKISHDMNL